In a genomic window of Rhododendron vialii isolate Sample 1 chromosome 12a, ASM3025357v1:
- the LOC131311979 gene encoding uncharacterized protein LOC131311979, producing the protein MTPSCFGNSIKDVDPRPLNPNDIYQQFQIFPCQRGCENYATFFAKSVAPDGFPPIFLRSSGWPIFSKPTTTYELGEALGINATLRARLPNFNSPIVVGKWYCPFMFINDGNLEDQMKQLLFYEMTLEQSWERIFACENNISSQGNSVTVEALVQREVVFVGGREAVWDENRVGDGVVWFRGFGGVEEVNIGLSSLIVDRMKWEEERGGWVREERRQVKVKRTEEFGGIGGVWSKFGCYVLVERFVLKRMDGSVVLTYDFKHTHVIRCKWE; encoded by the coding sequence ATGACCCCTAGTTGTTTCGGCAACAGCATTAAGGATGTCGACCCAAGACCCCTTAACCCCAATGACATATACCAGCAATTTCAGATATTCCCCTGTCAAAGAGGCTGCGAAAATTATGCTACGTTTTTTGCAAAATCAGTGGCACCAGATGGGTTCCCTCCCATCTTCCTGAGAAGCAGTGGGTGGCCAATTTTCTCCAAACCCACCACAACATATGAACTTGGTGAAGCCCTAGGCATCAACGCTACCCTCCGTGCCCGCCTCCCAAATTTTAATTCTCCCATTGTCGTGGGGAAATGGTATTGTCCTTTCATGTTTATAAACGATGGAAATTTGGAGGATCAAATGAAGCAATTATTGTTTTATGAGATGACACTTGAGCAAAGCTGGGAAAGGATTTTTGCTTGTGAAAACAATATCAGTAGTCAAGGGAATTCTGTTACTGTGGAAGCTTTAGTCCAGAGGGAAGTGGTTTTTGTGGGTGGGAGGGAAGCAGTGTGGGATGAGAATAGGGTGGGtgatggggtggtttggtttagGGGTTTTGGTGGTGTGGAAGAAGTAAATATTGGGTTAAGTTCATTGATAGTTGATAGAATGAAgtgggaggaggagagaggagggtgGGTGAGGGAGGAAAGAAGACAAGTGAAGGTGAAAAGAACAGAGGAGTTTGGAGGGATTGGCGGGGTGTGGAGTAAGTTTGGTTGTTATGTGTTGGTTGAGAGATTTGTGTTGAAAAGAATGGATGGGAGTGTTGTATTAACCTATGACTTCAAGCACACTCATGTGATTAGGTGCAAATGGGAATGA
- the LOC131311977 gene encoding uncharacterized protein LOC131311977 — protein MYVTRPLSHYLRSPESLSLPPEGPNSGYLVIQDEESETTTCFGLCKNRYLIDLPFPQNKNLTVRYSSGGGENRHVSHDDATFIPVLNQPLSSNRYYAIKPHGSRKGEAYACSREEDMTPCCFCNCIKDVYPRPLNPNDIYQQFEIFPCNRGCRNGGTFSAKSVAPDGFPPHFLRRRGWEIFTKTPKTYELGEALGINTTLRARLPNFDSPVVVGKWYCPFMFVKDGNLKDQMKQSLFYEMTLEQRWEKIFACENNFSSKGKSVSVEVEVQREVAFVDGSEAVWDENRVVDGVVWFRGSGGEEQVNIGLSSLIVDRMKWEEERGGWGREENIQVRVNRTEEFGGIGGVWSKFRCYVLVERFVLKRIDGSVVLTFDFKHTHVIRSKWE, from the exons ATGTATGTGACGAGGCCTCTATCCCACTACCTGAGGTCCCCTGAATCACTTTCACTGCCACCAGAAGGCCCGAACTCCGGTTATTTAGTGATACAGGACGAGGAATCAGAGACGACTACTTGTTTCGGATTGTGCAAAAACCGGTATCTGATAGATCTCCCCTTCCCTCAGAACAAGAACTTAACTGTTCGGTACTCGTCGGGCGGGGGCGAGAACCGGCATGTTTCTCATGATGACGCAACCTTCATTCCAGTTCTCAATCAGCCCCTTTCTTCGAACCGGTATTATGCAATTAAGCCCCACGGATCGCGTAAAGG GGAAGCATATGCATGTTCAAGGGAGGAAGACATGACCCCTTGTTGTTTCTGCAACTGCATTAAGGATGTCTACCCAAGACCCCTTAACCCCAATGACATATACCAGCAATTTGAGATATTCCCCTGTAATAGAGGCTGCAGAAATGGTGGtacattttctgcaaaatcAGTTGCACCAGATGGGTTCCCTCCCCACTTCCTCAGAAGAAGAGGGTGGGAAATTTTCACCAAAACCCCCAAAACCTATGAACTTGGTGAAGCCCTAGGCATCAATACTACCCTTCGTGCCCGGCTCCCGAATTTTGATTCTCCCGTTGTTGTGGGGAAATGGTATTGTCCTTTCATGTTTGTAAAGGATGGAAATTTGAAGGATCAAATGAAGCAATCATTGTTTTATGAGATGACACTTGAGCAAAGGTGGGAAAAGATTTTCGCATGTGAAAACAATTTCAGTAGTAAAGGGAAATCTGTTTCTGTGGAAGTTGAAGTCCAGAGGGAAGTGGCTTTTGTGGATGGGAGCGAGGCAGTGTGGGATGAGAATAGGGTGGTtgatggggtggtttggtttagGGGTTCTGGTGGTGAGGAACAAGTAAATATTGGTCTGAGTTCATTGATTGTTGATAGAATGAAgtgggaggaggagagaggagggtgGGGGAGggaggaaaatatacaagtgagGGTGAATAGAACAGAGGAGTTTGGAGGGATTGGTGGGGTGTGGAGTAAGTTTCGTTGTTATGTGTTGGTTGAGAGATTTGTGTTGAAAAGAATTGATGGCAGTGTTGTGTTAACCTTTGACTTCAAGCACACTCATGTGATTAGGAGCAAATGGGAATGA
- the LOC131309416 gene encoding uncharacterized protein LOC131309416, giving the protein MYVTRPLSHYLSSPESLSPSPEGPNSGYLVIQDEELETTTCFGLCKTRHPIDLPFPQNRNLTVVYSFSISPFLRIGIMQLSPTDRVKAILLDHISSFHFEIEFPASVPLIGYYNPKSLDWFCHCFHFADTVYSKMLQQQSMYAC; this is encoded by the exons atgtatgTGACAAGGCCTCTATCCCACTACCTGAGCTCCCCTGAATCACTTTCACCATCACCAGAGGGTCCAAACTCTGGTTATTTAGTGATACAAGATGAGGAATTAGAGACTACTACTTGTTTCGGATTGTGCAAAACTCGGCATCCTATAGATCTCCCTTTCCCTCAGAACAGGAACTTAACTGTTGTGTATTCG TTCTCAATTAGCCCCTTTCTTCGAATCGGTATTATGCAATTAAGCCCCACGGATCGCGTCAAGG CAATCCTTTTGGACCACATTTCAAGCTTCCATTTCGAGATTGAGTTTCCTGCTTCTGTTCCCCTTATTGGCTACTATAATCCGAAATCCTTAGATTGGTTTTGCCATTGCTTTCATTTTGCAGACACGGTTTATTCTAAAATGCTACAACAACAGTCCATGTATGCATGCTAA